From a single Alloactinosynnema sp. L-07 genomic region:
- a CDS encoding ABC transporter ATP-binding protein — protein sequence MSTLPVASAAEVRAHARALALRHPRALAGSVSLHALATISGLAVPWLIGRLVERHDKVDQIALSVLGFLILQAVLTSVALYASARLGERVLADLRETFIGTVLRLPQGTVERASTGDLVTRTTRDIDMLSRCVRLAVPDSLVAVSTILLTIGALVLVDPLLALPCLIAVPPLYFASRWYRGRSRAGYLRSNASYTDLTEGLAETVAGARTVEAFGAHDQRLARVDHDIADSYAAERFTLRLRSIYLPIADTAYILPVVATLVIGGMLSLHGVVSLGAATAATLYVQQILDPVDRLLYWLDELQIGGASLARLLGVRGDKPTSTGATPADNAIRVHDVSFGYRDGHDVLHEVALDVAPGERLAIVGPSGAGKSTLGRLLAGIHQPRSGSVTVGGVPLSEVDNPRGEVALVTQEHHVFRGSLRDNLSIAKSAASDEELVAALRSVDAWDWAEDLGFDTAIGVPLSPGQAQQLALARIVLADPHTLILDEATSVLDPSAARHLERSLAAVLRGRTVIAIAHRLHTARDADRVAVMMGGRITELGTHDELVAREGDYARLWASWRGARDTGSVGLGSGGPTRCDDALRHSRTTTR from the coding sequence GTGAGCACGCTCCCCGTCGCGTCCGCCGCCGAAGTCCGCGCCCACGCGCGCGCACTGGCTCTTCGCCACCCGCGCGCGCTCGCGGGCTCGGTGTCACTGCACGCTCTGGCGACGATCAGCGGGTTGGCGGTGCCGTGGCTCATCGGCAGGCTGGTCGAGCGACACGACAAGGTCGACCAGATAGCACTGTCCGTACTCGGTTTCCTTATTCTACAAGCGGTCCTTACGTCAGTGGCCCTCTACGCATCGGCCCGTCTGGGTGAACGCGTGCTGGCCGACCTCCGCGAGACATTCATAGGCACGGTACTGAGACTCCCCCAGGGAACCGTCGAACGCGCGAGCACCGGGGACCTGGTGACCCGCACGACCCGCGACATCGACATGCTCTCCCGCTGTGTCCGACTCGCTGTCCCAGACAGTCTTGTCGCCGTCTCGACCATCCTGCTCACGATCGGCGCGCTGGTGCTCGTGGATCCGCTCCTCGCGCTGCCGTGCCTGATCGCCGTTCCGCCCCTCTACTTCGCCTCCCGCTGGTACCGAGGCCGCTCCCGCGCGGGCTATCTGCGCTCGAACGCGTCCTACACCGACCTGACCGAGGGCCTGGCCGAGACGGTGGCGGGAGCACGCACGGTCGAAGCGTTCGGCGCGCACGACCAGCGCCTCGCCCGGGTCGACCACGACATCGCCGACTCCTACGCCGCCGAGCGGTTCACGTTGCGGTTGCGCAGTATCTACCTGCCGATCGCCGATACCGCTTATATCCTGCCGGTGGTCGCCACCCTAGTCATCGGCGGCATGCTGTCCCTCCACGGCGTCGTCTCGCTCGGCGCCGCCACCGCCGCGACGCTCTACGTGCAGCAGATCCTCGACCCCGTCGACCGCCTGCTGTACTGGCTGGACGAACTGCAGATCGGCGGCGCCTCACTGGCTCGCCTACTCGGCGTTCGCGGCGACAAGCCAACCAGCACGGGAGCGACGCCCGCCGACAACGCCATCCGCGTCCACGACGTGTCGTTCGGCTACCGCGATGGACACGACGTCCTGCACGAGGTGGCCCTGGATGTCGCCCCAGGCGAGCGGCTCGCGATCGTCGGCCCCTCGGGCGCGGGCAAGTCGACCCTGGGCAGGCTGCTGGCTGGCATCCACCAGCCGCGATCCGGTTCAGTCACCGTCGGCGGTGTCCCGCTGTCCGAAGTGGACAATCCGCGCGGCGAGGTCGCCCTGGTCACGCAGGAACATCACGTCTTTCGCGGATCGCTGCGCGACAACCTGTCCATCGCCAAATCAGCGGCGTCGGACGAGGAGCTGGTCGCGGCGCTGCGGTCGGTCGACGCCTGGGATTGGGCCGAGGATCTCGGGTTCGACACCGCCATCGGCGTCCCACTCTCGCCCGGCCAGGCCCAGCAGCTCGCGCTGGCCCGGATCGTCCTGGCCGACCCACACACCCTCATCCTCGACGAGGCGACGTCGGTGCTCGACCCGAGCGCGGCCCGGCACCTTGAGCGGTCCCTGGCGGCCGTGCTGCGGGGAAGGACCGTGATCGCCATCGCGCACCGGCTGCACACCGCGCGCGACGCCGACCGGGTCGCGGTGATGATGGGCGGCCGGATCACCGAACTGGGCACCCACGACGAGCTCGTGGCGCGCGAAGGCGACTACGCGCGACTGTGGGCGAGCTGGAGAGGGGCGCGTGACACCGGATCAGTGGGCCTGGGGTCGGGCGGACCGACCCGGTGTGACGACGCTCTCCGTCATTCGCGAACGACAACCAGATAG
- a CDS encoding DUF4396 domain-containing protein: MNTTVSWRTAAQATLHCLTGCAIGEVLGMVLGTALGWSDVATIAAAVVLAFIFGYALTMRGVLKAGVGFRQAVKVALAADTVSILVMEIVDNGVMVAVPGAMDAGLASWVFWGALAVAFAVAFVVTLPINRWMIGRGLGHAVVHAYHHHH; the protein is encoded by the coding sequence ATGAACACAACGGTGAGTTGGCGAACGGCCGCGCAGGCGACGCTGCACTGCCTGACGGGCTGCGCGATCGGCGAGGTGCTGGGCATGGTGCTCGGCACCGCGCTGGGGTGGAGCGACGTGGCGACGATCGCGGCGGCCGTCGTGCTGGCGTTCATCTTCGGCTACGCGCTGACGATGCGCGGCGTGTTGAAGGCGGGCGTGGGATTCCGGCAGGCGGTGAAGGTGGCGCTCGCCGCCGACACCGTGTCAATCCTGGTGATGGAGATCGTGGACAACGGCGTGATGGTCGCGGTGCCCGGGGCGATGGACGCGGGACTGGCAAGCTGGGTGTTCTGGGGCGCGCTGGCGGTGGCGTTCGCGGTCGCCTTCGTGGTCACGCTGCCGATCAACCGGTGGATGATCGGCCGCGGACTCGGGCACGCCGTGGTCCACGCGTATCACCACCATCACTGA
- a CDS encoding DUF2306 domain-containing protein, with translation MTTTATRPPKAPRKRRVWILPLGAIIVAFLAFSIPPYLGLDPAKARVPQPEGFPEHYYALLAHIVFGTVAIVSGFLQIWPWFRAKHRRGHRIAGRLYVFGGVIPAGLAGLVVGITSPFGPVGAFSAVVLVSLWLTTTIIGYRRARQRRFADHREWMIRSYTLTASTIVNRFWAPVLAISYEPYIDTVFEGSERAYVITVAGLTSWLSWVLPLILVEGWLIRRRLSDGGDTRGPRRARVRGRSSTG, from the coding sequence ATGACAACCACGGCCACCCGCCCGCCCAAAGCGCCGCGCAAGCGGCGGGTGTGGATCCTGCCGCTCGGCGCGATCATCGTCGCGTTCCTCGCGTTCTCGATCCCGCCCTACCTCGGCCTGGATCCGGCCAAGGCAAGGGTGCCGCAGCCGGAGGGATTCCCGGAGCACTACTACGCGCTGCTGGCCCACATCGTGTTCGGCACGGTCGCGATCGTCAGCGGGTTCCTGCAGATCTGGCCGTGGTTTCGGGCCAAGCACCGGCGCGGGCACCGGATCGCGGGCCGACTCTATGTGTTCGGCGGGGTGATCCCGGCGGGCCTGGCAGGCCTGGTCGTCGGGATCACCTCGCCGTTCGGGCCCGTCGGCGCCTTCAGCGCCGTTGTGCTCGTGTCACTCTGGCTGACGACCACGATCATCGGCTACCGCCGCGCCCGGCAACGGCGGTTCGCCGACCACCGGGAATGGATGATCCGCAGCTACACCCTCACTGCGTCCACCATCGTCAACCGCTTCTGGGCGCCAGTGCTCGCGATCAGCTACGAGCCTTACATCGACACCGTGTTCGAGGGCAGCGAGCGGGCTTACGTCATCACCGTCGCCGGGCTGACGTCCTGGCTGAGCTGGGTGCTGCCGCTGATCTTGGTCGAGGGCTGGCTGATCCGCCGCAGGCTCAGTGATGGTGGTGATACGCGTGGACCACGGCGTGCCCGAGTCCGCGGCCGATCATCCACCGGTTGA
- a CDS encoding PP2C family serine/threonine-protein phosphatase: protein MRNSNWRTSSERGPRRTNADAVASYADPRTGQIAFALADGIGEDGTAARLAAAAAVRAAGDGAEAAMAAARHAVEAAGTGDCVLVIAVPLPGEQGYEIAWVGDARAYAVVGDAVTQLTTDHTLAQYFRDRGTPATPRMEHLVTASVRTAKPARIGYATVPTPAFLLLASDGVHRYVDGRSFARVLHHAPDPAAELVRLAVREGSADNATALVVQCPPALPATVAIPAAAA, encoded by the coding sequence ATGCGAAACTCGAACTGGCGTACGTCGAGTGAGCGCGGCCCGCGCCGGACCAACGCCGACGCCGTGGCCTCCTACGCCGACCCGCGAACCGGTCAGATCGCTTTCGCCTTGGCCGACGGGATCGGCGAGGACGGCACGGCCGCCCGGCTCGCCGCCGCCGCTGCCGTGCGCGCCGCGGGCGACGGTGCCGAGGCGGCGATGGCGGCGGCCCGGCACGCCGTCGAAGCGGCAGGCACGGGCGACTGTGTTCTCGTCATCGCGGTACCGCTGCCTGGGGAACAGGGCTACGAGATCGCGTGGGTGGGCGACGCCCGGGCCTACGCAGTGGTCGGCGACGCCGTCACCCAGTTGACCACCGACCACACTCTCGCCCAGTACTTCCGCGACCGCGGCACGCCCGCGACCCCGCGGATGGAACACCTGGTCACCGCCTCGGTCCGCACCGCCAAACCCGCGCGGATCGGGTACGCCACCGTCCCCACGCCCGCCTTCCTCCTGCTTGCCAGCGACGGCGTCCACCGCTATGTCGATGGCCGGTCCTTCGCGCGAGTCCTGCACCACGCCCCCGACCCCGCGGCCGAGTTGGTACGGCTCGCGGTACGCGAAGGCAGTGCTGACAACGCCACCGCGCTCGTCGTCCAGTGCCCGCCCGCGCTGCCCGCGACGGTGGCGATACCGGCGGCCGCCGCCTGA
- a CDS encoding S8 family serine peptidase, with translation MPLHTKLAAGAAAVLIVVLGLAAPAHAAEPIPADSAPSGSPSPGSLLSGSTSVDSVEPGYLGDVTLITGDRVTVRRVGARLVPAVDPAPGRAHVHFAVTGDGTRLHVVPDDAWRDLNTGRLDLRLFDVAGLLRAGYGDDRSPDLPLITEDLTPTRQPKDTAAEAWAIRRATATGRVWLDGMRHPSLDVSVPHIGAPAAWAAGYTGRGVTVAVLDTGVDSTHPDLRGRVAAEKNFTSDRTVRDEDGHGTHVAATIASRGTYRGVAPDARLLVGKVCGGAGCPESAILAGMRWAVDSGAKVVNLSLGGPDAAGEDPLEAAVNQLSDRALFVVAAGNDGGSGAETVASPASADAALAVGAVDKHDALAGFSSRGPRVHDAALKPDILAPGVDITAARSRYSFGKPREKHRDLSGTSMATPHVAGAAAVLAQEHPEWTGRQLKAALMASAKPIDAGSYDQGAGRVDLARGVTQSVYASPPSVSMGRQSWPHDDDPLVTKSFSYTNTSTRPVELRLTLTTDAPAATFRLSADRVTVPANGTASVEITADTTVDAPEGPLSARIDAEARTQRVTVPVAIDREPESYDLTFRTVDREGNLSDYNYSFLLGVDPSRYRPVPTIGGVGVVRVRKGRYHLDSVINTRRADGVTADSHKVVIPTVEVTTDKTVTLDAHTAQPISVTFDRLGVRPKAVGAGYSRIGEDRAVFTGVLGDTFERIFIGQLGDPLPDTHFVADIGGAWAIPDRDGDVTATPVAYHLQWFDYGHLPNGFTRHVVDQDLARVRTTYRDQSDRRGATKVWIAKEPRFGTSVGYGLPLSLPQVRTEFHNVDDLTWYAELAQWRKVKNSLRTETVVTSGELAHPPGASTDDQWNSAVFGPGFRPGDWAFRSHDSLTLSLPMYADAGLGRTGTSIVDGGSTALYREGVEVGRSESPGQGSFDVPAESAAYRLETTAARSGVSRYSTSITCVWTFTSVRPPDDRKGKGGVPLPLMVVRFAPEGLDPHNRVTADRVRVPVTIQWNPGTEQTLAALAVEASFDDGRTWRPVPVADGVATIDHPRSARFVSLRARATDSAGNTVEQTTIRAYGSR, from the coding sequence ATGCCGCTGCACACCAAACTCGCCGCAGGAGCCGCCGCGGTGCTGATCGTCGTGCTGGGGCTTGCCGCCCCAGCACACGCCGCCGAGCCCATCCCGGCCGACTCCGCGCCATCCGGTTCGCCGTCACCAGGCTCGCTGCTGTCCGGATCCACGTCGGTGGACAGCGTCGAGCCCGGGTATCTCGGCGACGTCACGCTGATCACCGGCGACCGAGTCACCGTGCGCCGAGTCGGCGCGCGGCTGGTGCCCGCGGTCGATCCAGCCCCCGGGCGCGCGCACGTCCACTTCGCCGTCACCGGGGACGGCACGCGGCTGCACGTCGTCCCCGACGACGCCTGGCGCGACCTCAATACCGGCCGCCTCGACCTGCGCCTCTTCGACGTCGCAGGACTTCTCCGCGCGGGCTACGGCGACGACCGGTCGCCCGACCTGCCGTTGATCACCGAAGACCTCACCCCGACCCGACAGCCCAAGGACACCGCCGCCGAGGCATGGGCGATCCGACGCGCCACCGCCACCGGCAGGGTATGGCTTGACGGCATGCGCCACCCGAGCCTCGACGTCAGCGTCCCGCACATCGGTGCCCCGGCCGCGTGGGCGGCCGGATACACCGGTCGCGGTGTCACGGTCGCCGTGCTCGACACCGGCGTCGACTCGACCCACCCCGACCTGCGCGGCCGGGTCGCCGCCGAGAAGAACTTCACCAGCGACCGCACGGTGCGCGACGAAGACGGGCACGGTACGCACGTGGCCGCCACCATCGCCAGTCGCGGCACCTACCGTGGTGTCGCGCCCGACGCGCGGCTGCTCGTCGGCAAGGTGTGCGGCGGCGCGGGGTGCCCCGAGTCGGCGATCCTGGCCGGGATGCGGTGGGCCGTCGACTCCGGGGCCAAGGTCGTGAACCTGAGCCTCGGCGGCCCGGACGCCGCGGGGGAGGACCCCCTCGAAGCCGCGGTCAACCAGCTCAGCGACCGTGCCCTGTTCGTCGTCGCCGCGGGCAACGACGGCGGTTCCGGTGCCGAAACCGTCGCCTCACCCGCGTCCGCCGACGCCGCGCTCGCTGTCGGCGCCGTCGACAAGCACGATGCTCTCGCGGGCTTCTCGTCCCGCGGACCGCGCGTCCACGACGCCGCGCTCAAGCCGGACATCCTCGCCCCCGGCGTCGACATCACCGCCGCCCGCTCGCGCTACTCGTTCGGCAAGCCGCGCGAGAAGCACCGCGACCTCAGCGGCACGTCGATGGCCACCCCGCATGTCGCGGGCGCCGCGGCCGTTCTCGCCCAGGAGCATCCCGAGTGGACCGGCCGTCAGCTCAAAGCCGCCCTGATGGCTTCCGCCAAGCCCATCGACGCGGGCAGCTATGACCAAGGTGCGGGCCGCGTCGACCTCGCCCGCGGTGTCACCCAGTCCGTCTACGCCTCACCTCCGAGTGTCTCGATGGGCCGCCAGTCGTGGCCGCACGACGACGATCCCCTTGTCACCAAGTCGTTCTCCTACACCAACACCAGCACCCGGCCCGTCGAACTTCGGCTGACCCTGACCACGGACGCGCCCGCGGCCACCTTCCGCCTCTCGGCCGACCGCGTCACCGTTCCGGCAAACGGCACCGCGTCAGTCGAGATCACCGCCGACACCACGGTCGACGCGCCGGAAGGCCCACTCAGCGCCCGGATCGACGCCGAGGCAAGAACCCAGCGCGTCACCGTCCCGGTCGCCATCGACCGCGAGCCCGAGAGCTACGACCTCACCTTCCGCACCGTCGACCGCGAAGGCAACCTGTCCGACTACAACTACTCCTTCCTCCTCGGCGTGGATCCGTCGCGCTACCGTCCCGTCCCGACCATCGGTGGTGTCGGCGTCGTGCGCGTCCGCAAGGGCCGATACCACCTGGACTCGGTGATCAACACCCGCCGCGCCGATGGCGTGACCGCCGACTCCCACAAGGTCGTGATCCCGACAGTAGAGGTGACCACCGACAAAACCGTGACGCTCGATGCCCATACGGCACAACCGATCTCGGTCACCTTCGACCGGCTTGGCGTACGCCCCAAGGCCGTGGGCGCCGGGTACAGCCGGATAGGTGAGGACCGCGCGGTTTTCACCGGCGTGTTGGGTGACACGTTCGAGCGAATCTTCATCGGACAGCTGGGCGATCCCTTGCCCGACACCCACTTCGTCGCCGACATCGGCGGCGCGTGGGCGATCCCGGACCGCGACGGTGACGTCACCGCCACCCCGGTCGCCTATCACCTGCAATGGTTCGACTATGGACACCTGCCCAACGGGTTCACCAGACACGTGGTCGATCAGGACCTCGCGCGGGTGCGCACGACCTACCGAGACCAGTCCGACCGGCGTGGTGCCACGAAGGTGTGGATCGCCAAGGAACCCCGCTTCGGCACCTCGGTCGGCTACGGGCTGCCGCTGTCGCTGCCGCAGGTCCGTACCGAGTTCCACAACGTCGACGACCTGACCTGGTACGCCGAGCTGGCACAGTGGCGCAAGGTCAAGAACTCGCTGCGCACGGAAACCGTTGTGACCAGCGGCGAACTGGCCCACCCGCCCGGCGCGTCAACCGACGACCAATGGAACTCCGCGGTCTTCGGCCCCGGCTTCCGCCCCGGCGACTGGGCGTTCCGCTCCCACGACTCGCTCACGCTATCGCTGCCGATGTACGCCGACGCGGGCCTCGGCCGAACCGGTACCTCCATAGTGGATGGTGGTTCGACCGCGCTGTATCGCGAAGGCGTCGAGGTCGGCCGGTCGGAGAGTCCCGGCCAGGGCTCGTTCGACGTGCCCGCGGAGTCCGCCGCCTACCGCCTGGAGACGACCGCGGCCCGCAGCGGTGTGTCGCGCTACTCCACGTCGATCACCTGCGTCTGGACGTTCACCTCCGTGCGCCCGCCGGATGACCGGAAGGGAAAGGGCGGCGTGCCCCTGCCGCTGATGGTCGTCCGCTTCGCGCCGGAGGGGCTCGACCCGCACAACCGCGTGACGGCCGACCGTGTCCGGGTGCCGGTCACCATCCAGTGGAACCCGGGGACCGAGCAGACCCTCGCCGCGCTGGCCGTCGAGGCGTCCTTCGACGACGGCCGCACGTGGCGACCGGTGCCCGTCGCCGACGGTGTCGCCACAATCGATCACCCGCGATCCGCCCGTTTCGTCTCATTGCGCGCCCGTGCGACCGACAGCGCGGGCAACACCGTCGAACAGACCACGATCCGCGCCTACGGCTCACGCTAA
- a CDS encoding imm11 family protein, which translates to MRLYEPQVRPGFEWVLPVHDTDNEYLWSLDGTPRQAAWRPVPVARLAVEDTGEPRAEADLPWLGGHVLVLRPRAVAALRPLLEACGELLPLACPDADLWLFNALTVTDALDESASEIVRFDDGEILAVERYAFHPERISAPVFKVPQLLRGPLFVTDDFIDLVAAAELTGFGFSQVWAGSPAIVTPLED; encoded by the coding sequence TTGAGGCTCTATGAGCCGCAGGTCCGTCCAGGCTTCGAGTGGGTGCTCCCGGTGCACGACACCGACAACGAGTACCTCTGGAGCCTGGACGGCACCCCGCGGCAGGCGGCCTGGCGACCGGTCCCGGTCGCCAGGCTCGCGGTCGAGGACACCGGCGAACCGCGCGCGGAGGCGGACCTGCCGTGGCTGGGCGGCCACGTGTTGGTCTTGCGCCCGCGCGCGGTCGCGGCGTTGCGCCCCCTGCTGGAGGCATGCGGCGAACTGCTGCCGCTGGCGTGTCCCGACGCCGATCTCTGGTTGTTCAACGCTCTGACAGTGACCGACGCACTTGACGAGTCGGCCTCGGAGATCGTGCGCTTCGACGACGGCGAGATCCTCGCCGTCGAGCGGTACGCCTTCCACCCGGAGCGGATCTCGGCACCGGTCTTCAAGGTGCCGCAACTGCTGCGTGGACCACTGTTCGTCACCGACGACTTCATCGATCTTGTCGCCGCCGCCGAGCTGACCGGATTCGGGTTTTCGCAGGTCTGGGCCGGTTCGCCTGCTATCGTGACGCCCCTGGAGGACTGA